The following nucleotide sequence is from Kiritimatiella glycovorans.
TCAGGCGGGTCGCGCGGGCCGACCCGGCTCAGGTTTGCGCCCGCGCCCATGCGCGGGCGGCCTCGATCGGCCGCGTTTCGGGAACTCCCTCCGCCTCCGGGTCCCAGAAGTCGATGTACGGCTTGCCGTTGCGGTCGGCGGGATCGATGACGGCGTCCCGCAGTTCGACATAGGGCATGAAGGGGTCGTCAAAATGCGCCATCCAGTCCTGCGTGATGCGGTGCATCCGCTCCTGCGTCTCCCGGTATCCGGGCATGCCATAGAGATTGTTCAGGCACTGCGGATCGCGTCTCCGGTCGTAGAGTGCGTTGGTATCGTGCGGCCACCCTCCGGGGCCGCGGTAGCGCGGGTCGTACGAATAGATCCAGTCGCGCGTCGCCGCGCCCCGCCACTCGGTGCAGGAACACATGAACATCGGGACCGAAGCCCGGTCGTCGCCGTCGCCGCCGCGAAGCAACGCCTGCGAAAGATCGCGGCCGTGGCAGCTCGGCGGCGGCGAGACCCCCATCAGCGAGAGCAGCGTCGGCATGATATCCAGCGTCCCGAACGGGAGATCGGTCCGTTCGCCGGGCCGGAACCGACCCGGCCAGCGGATCATGAACGGAACCTGCGACGACTGGGATTCGGCGTGTGATTTGATGAAATAGCGCCCGTCCTGCTTTTTGAGCATATCGCCGTGGTCGGCGGTGTAGACGACGATGGTGTCCTCGTCCATGCCCCGCTCCCTGAGCTTGTCCATCAGCATCCCGAAACAGTCGTCGATGCTGCTGACCAGGGCCATATAGCCGTGCATCATCCGGCGGTTTTCCTCCGTGTCCGGCGTACCCTCACGGACGCGGACGGCCTCGTACTCGTAGCGGTCGAGATACTCGCGCGGTGCGCTGTAGGCGTAGTCATGATCCGGACTTCGGGTGCGGTGATTATGCGGCGGATGCCACGAGACGAAGAGGGTCCACGGCTCGTCCGCCTTGACCCGGTCGAGAAAGTCGAGCGCCTGGCCGGTCTGCCCGAACGGCTCCCACTCACCGAATTTGATCCGCTCCCCGCTCTCGGGATGGAAGTAGAAGGCGTTGCCCGGCGTGTAGTTCAGATCGCAGTTGTTCGTGAGGAACAGGTCGTCGAACCCGTAGCGAAAAGGGCCGGCGGGAACCGGCTGATACCAGTACCCCCCATAGAGGTGCCATTTGCCCACATAGGCGGTGGTGTAGCCCCGGCGTTTGAGGACCTCGGCAAAGTAGTCCCCGTTCCCGGGGCGCATCTGCACGCAGTTGTCGAAGGCGCCATTGTGGAGCGGGTGCTGACCGCTCAGGAGCGCGCCGCGCATCGGCGTGCAGAGGGGGGAGATCGAGAAGCAGCTGTCAAGGCTGAGCCCCTCGCGCGAAAAGGCGTCGAAGCGGGGTGTCTTCACCTGTTCACACCCGTTGCATCCCAGTATGTCGTACGAGTGCTGATCGGCGAACACGAACAGCAGATTCGGCCTCTTCTTCATGCTCCCCCCCGCTCCCGCGCGCGCAGCGAGCCCGAGTCCGGCCGCCGTGCTTTTTTGTATGAAGGTTCTCCGTCGCATCAGCACTCCCGTGAACTTGTCCCGCCCATTTCTGTGCGTGTATACTGGACGATGCGTCCGGAATCCGGAATGGACAGATGTCCGAGATTCATGTCATTTTGTCCACATGGCGCGGGAACGCACATACGCCGAAATTGAATTTCGCGGCTACGAGTCGGTCGATTTCGGGCTGGACCGCGAAAATCGCCCCCCGAATCTCATCTATCATTTCACGCGGCAGCACCGGGGACCTCACATGCGGATCCGGACACGGGACCGCATGGGCTTCTGCGCGGCGCTGATCACCGACGGCGAGGCGGTCTTCCGGCATCTGGGCCGCGAGGCCCCGCTTCAGCGCGGATCGGTCTTTCTGCGACGCCCGAACGAGCCCTACGAATTTTTCAAGCGGGACCCGCACGATCTGCATCTGATCATGATCATGTTCGACCCCGCGATCGACCGCGTGTGGGATGATCTGATCGATCCGGGAAGGATCGCGGTACAGCTCTGTGATGCGGGCGAGGTTATCGATTTCACCTCGACGTTTTTCGATCTGCTGCAACGAACGTCGGACGACCGGATCACGCTGGCCAACCCCTTTGCCGAACTCTTTCTGCGCACCGTGCTCGGCGAAGACCTGAGGGGTCATTCTCAGGCGGACGGGGAGCGGTGGCGCACGGAACGCTGCCTGCGCTATGTGAAGAAGCATTACCGCGAACTGCGCAGCATCGAGGAAATCGCCGGGGCCTGCGGCTGCAGCAGGAGCCGACTCTACACCCTGTTCGGGAAACACGCGGACTGCACACCCAAAGAGTACCTGGAACGGCTCAAGATCCGCAGCGCCTGCGATTTCCTGATGCGTACCGACTGGACGCTCGAGCACATCGCCGGGGAAGTCGGTTATGCCGACGGTCCCACGTTCTCCAAAGCGTTTAAACGACGCACCGGCACCTCCCCGAAAGGATGGCGTCAGCGCATCCGGTCCCTGGCCCATTAGGAGCGGGGCCGCGTCCGTCACCCCTGAGTTCCACATGGGGACACCCGGGGGAATATCGTACTCGTACTCGAATTCCTTGAACAGGGGGAGTGGGATCGCGCCAGCGATTCTCATTATGGCTTCACCCTTTTCGGTCGGGGTGGCACCCGACCCTCCCAATGCCCAAAAAGGCGTCGGATATCGACTCGGGAGGGACGGCTGCCACGCCGTCCGCGGTCGGAATGCGGCCATAATGAGAACTGCTGGGATCGCGCCTTCGGCGCTCCGAGTACGCGTACGAGCAGGAGTACGAAAACGGCGGACGGCCTTCTGCTGTACTGCAGAATCCCTACCCTCACGCACGGGTTCGGCTTGCGTCTCTCGGTTAGGGCGTGCTCTCCGAGCGCGCTGCCGGGAACGGCAGCGACATCCCGCCGTCATCGTCCGCGGGGAAATCGTCGAGTCCGTGTCGTTCGTCTTCCGAGCGGCGGTAGGCCGTGGGGGTGACGCCGGTGATCTCCCGGAACAGCTGCGAGAAGTAATTGCTGTCATTGAATCCCGAAGCGTAGGCGGCCTCGGTCACCGTGCAGCGCCGCTCGCGCAGCAGCGAAGCGGCATGTTCGATCCTGAGCCGCCGGAGGTATTGGGTCGGGGTGGTATCGAGGGCCTCCCGGAAGAGCCGCTGGAGGGTCCGCACCGACGTGTGCTCCGCATCGGCGAGTTCCCGGACCGAGAGCGGATTCCGGAAATGCTCTTCCATAAAACCGATGGCGCGGCTGATCCTGAGCAGGGCTTCCGACGAGGGTTCCTCCTGTTCCTCGTAGCAGCGGCCGAGGAAGGCGGCGAGTTGCATGAAGCGTCCGAACGCGGCCACGCGAAAGCCGGGGCGTTCTTCCTCCAGTTCCTCGTTTAATGCGCGCAGGTGGATCAGGGCCTCATGGAGGCGGTGGGCGGTGAGGTGCAGCCGGCCGCGGAATTCATTGCGCTCCCGCGCCGCGGGCTCCAGCGCGAAGAGCGCCCGGAAGCCGGGCAGGTCGCGCGCGTCCCAGTTCGCCATGCCCATGTGATCGAAGTCGTAGAGCACGTTGTACAGGGTGACCCCTTCCATATCGCGATAGGCGTGGCGCATCCCGCGGGGCACCACGAACACGTCGCCTGCTGCGAACCCGTAGTCCGTGCCGCCCGCTTCGTGTCGGCCCTCTCCGCAGGCGATCAGCACGAGTTCATCGAACTCGTGCGCGTGCGGCTCCATGTCGGGATGCTCCGTCTCCACGGCACACGCGAGAGGAGATTCGCGGAACAGATCGAGATACGCGCGGTCAAAGTGCATCACGGGTTGATTCTAACCTCTTACGCGAAACATTCAATGCCGTCCATGATCAGCCTGAGCGGCTCGCCCCAGCGCCGGTATCCGTCCGGCGGCTCGAAGAAAAACATAATGAACTCGAACGCCGCATCGTCGATCGAACCGCGATCGTCGTCCTCCCGCCCGGTGCGCATCATCGCGTCGCGTTCCAGGTCGACCTCGTAGGGGATCCACCCGCTTCCCCCGGGCGGCAGGGGTTTCGCTCCCGAATCGTGGGGTCGGCCCGGCCTGCTCTCCGCGCCGCCGGAGGAGCCGTAATACGGCGCGCGCCACACTTTCCTTTTTGTCGTCCGCAGCACCGATCTGAAATAGACGGGGTGTTCCGGTCCGTTCGGATTGAACAGGGCGGTGCGCAGGCGCGTGAAATGGACCGGCGAAAGATCCCAGAACAGGGTAGCCCGCCTGAAACGCTTCGAGAACCGGAGGGTCATTTCGAGCGAGCGCGCTCCGCGTCGCGAGGGGGATTTGACGCGCCGCCATCCGGTCAGGTCGTGCATGTGGCGGAGGTAGAGGTCGAGACCGCCGGGCGGGGTGAAGAAATCCGAGAAGACCGGGCGTTCCTCCGCAGCAAAGCTCCCTGCAGCCGCCGCCGCGGCACATCCCATCGTCATCAGGCTCTTCCTCCGGCTCATGGTTCTTTCGGGCCGATCGGTCATGCTCATTCTCCCACCCGGTGCAGTACGCCGTCCGGGCTCAGTATCCAGCGTCCTTCCGCGGGAATCCGCCAGTGCGTCTTCCCGTTCGCTTCGCTCGAGGCTGCCTCTTCGCGACCGCGTTCAATCCGCAGGGCGTACTCCTCCCCCGCGTAGCGGTACGCACGGATCCCGGCGTAGTTCCATTCCGCCGGCAGAGCGGGCGTGATAAGCAGTCCCTGCGCGGCGGGACGCAGTCCGAGGATCCCGTTGACGAAAAAAAGAGGGACCAGGCCCGATTCGGGGAATTCGCGGAGTATGCCGAGCAGGTGGGTACTCCCATGCTGATTGCAGGGTTGGCGGCGGAGCTGGTCCTGATGAAATTCCTCGAGGATTGCCTCCATGCGGCGCATCGCATCGCCGATCCCGCGAACCCGCAACCGCGACATCAGATCGTAGTAAGAGACATAAAAGATGACGCCGCCGTTCTGAATCTGCCTGCCGTATTCACCGATTTCACCTTCGCCGACCTTCATCGTCCAGTTGTCCCACCACGTCGGTCGCACGGCCTCCGCCGCCAGCGTGTTCGCGCGGGGGGCGATGCGAAAGTGATAGATGTCGCTTCCCGTAGAGGTGTCGCCCTCGACGATTCTTTCGCCGTCCAGCCATTCGAGCACGGCTTCGGCGTGTTCGTCGGAAGCCACGCCGGTGGCGACCGCCTCAAGGTTCACGAAGCTGAATCCGTAATCGTGGCGATTCCCTTCCCGGTCGACCGCGCCGATGAAACGGCCGCGCTCTTCGGACCAGAAGATCTCGTTGAAGCGTTCGCGAACGAGGCGGCTCAGGGCGTGGTACTCCTCCGCTTCCGTACTCCGGCCGAGCGCGTGTTCGAGCCTCGCCATCCAGAGGAGCGAATCGTAGAAGCGGGCATTCGCGTAGGCGGACTGATAGCCGAAGCGCCACCCGTCCCAGTAGTTGCTGCTGCGCCCGTGCACCGTGCCGTCGTTTTCGGGGTCCTTGATCGTCAATACGCCGGAGCGGCCGTCCATGGACTCCACCTGGAAGGTCATGGCGCGTCTCATCCGCTCGAGCTGGGTCGGTTCGCCGGGGCCGGCGCGCTGCTCCAGAAACGCGCGATCGAGATTGGTGAGATACCACCGCGCGAGACCGGCGATATAGATCGCGGGCGTAACGTAATGCTTCGAGTGGCCCAGGTGGCGGAAGCTGTTCGGGGCGACGCCGAGAAACCCGTTTTCGTCCTGGGGATAGGTGGTGACGATCTCCTCGTAAAATGCGCGGTCGTGCTCCCGCGCGGTCCAGGCCAGCTTCATCGCGTTCCAGTGCGCCCAGATGGTGCTCCCGATGCCCGTCATCCCTCCGCAGTCCGGACGATCGGTGGGCCACCAGCCCGAAAAATTCCCGTGCACCTCCGCATCCGCCGTGCCGTAGATCGTCCACAGGTTGTTCCAGTCCGCGCGGACCTGCGCCGGCGCGTCCATCTCGAAGAGCGTATGTTCGTCGCCCCGCGCCCGCATTGCGCCCAGCCGCAGGGCGAAGGCCCCGTTTTCGAGTTCCGGAGGGCGGGGGGTCATGACGCGCACGCCGCGCACAGCGAGCCGGTGCAGGGGGATGCGTACGGTACGGCCGTCGGGATCGGGGAAGTGCACGAAGCGCGCCGAAGGCACGGGATACCAGGTGGCGCCGCGGTCCGTGCAGTACTGCACCTCGAAATCCGGCGGGAACGGGTGGTCGGGATGCGCGTCGAGTTCCAGCGCGTCCAGCGCCACCACGCGGTCGAACCAGAGGCCGCTGCACTGCACCGCATACGGCGACTGCGACGCTTTCGGATCGGGACCCTGTTCCGCCGGTCCGTCCAGCGTATCGTGGTGAAAGGACGCCGCGTCCCCGATCGCCCGGGTTTCCGCAACGGAACGCCCGCGGACACGGAACGTGCGGGAAGGCGACTCGTAAATGCGTCCTGAAAGGCTGACGGCGCGCGGCGTCACTTCGTACACCCCCGGTTCTGCCCAGGAGAGCGAAAGGCGCGGCGCGGACGTGCCCGCGCCGCGCGCGGTGGTGCACAAGGTTCCGTCGCCGCGGTCAACCGCGTAATAGACCATCTCTTCGCTGCCGCAGGGTTCCGGCTTGAAAACAGCGCGTTCGCCGCAGCGCACGGTTTTGAGTTCCATGGCTTCCGTCTCTACCGCCAGAACCGCCGCCAAGACGGCCAGCATGACGATCGGTTTATGCAATTTCATATACGCCGTAGGTGCGGGGCGGAACCTTCATACTCAACACCCGGTCGCGCAGATCCAGCGGCCCGGCGGGTAAGGCCGCGCCGTGCCTCCCCGACCGGAGGCCGGCGCGGTACGGCCGCCGCCGTTTTCCGAGCACCCCGGAAAGGTCCAGCCGCATGCCCCGCCCGCGCGCATCGCCGTTCACCACCACCAGCAGGACCTGGCCGCCGCCCCGCCGGAGATATACGTACAACGGATCACGGGTGCGAGCCCGCAGCGTGATCTTTTCCGCCGCGCTCGACAAGGCCGGCGCGGTTCTGCGAAGTGCGATCAGCGCCTTCACTTCCTGCAATACCGAGCCCCCTTCTTTCAATTGATTTTCCACGTTTCTTCGCCGCCAGTCCGGGTGCAGAGGAAGATAGAGATCGCGCTTGCGCGCCTCGCTGAAGCCCGCGTTGCGGCCCGCGTTCCAGGGCATCGGACAACGGTACGGGGCCTTGAACGACGCCCCTTCGTGGGAGGGGGCGGCGGGATTGACTTCGAGGCCGATCTCGTCGCCGTAATACAGAAACGGAACCACGTTGCTGGTGAGGTTGATCGCCAGCGCCAGCATCGTCAGGTCGTCGTCGCCGCAGCTTCCCGTACTCGGGCGGGGAAGGTCGTGGCTCCCGGTCTGCATGGCGATCGCTCCGTCCGACCGCCGGAGATTTCCGGTCTGCAGGTGGAGGTGCCGGTCGAACTCCACCGGATCGTGCGCCTCGCCGTCGCGGATAAACTGCCGGTTTTCGGAAAACAGCGTGTCCCGCGGGGTCGAGATCATGCAGAAGTTCTTGGTGAACTGCAGATGGAAGCCGAGTTCGTTGACCGCCTCCGACGCATCGTCCCACATCTCCGCGACCATCACACGGTCCCCGTAGGCGTCGACCGCCTCCCGGATGTAATTCCAGAAGGCGCGGTTGAGACCGGGCTCGTGACAGCAGGCCTTGGTGCCCACGCAGTTGGGCACATCGCACCGGAACCCGTCCGCTCCCTGGTCCAGCCAGTAACAGACCACGTGGCGCATCTGCTCCCAGAGCCGCTTTACGCCCGGGTCGTCCGGCGAATTGCCGTACCCGTCCCGGAGCACGGGGAGTCCGAAGTTGAGATCGACCTGATCCTGATGAAATGTGGACAGCACGCTGTCGTGTCGCCCCTCGAGATTCGTCAGCCACTTCCCCGGAAGCGCGGCGGCATTCCACGCGTTGAAGTTCCATACGTACCAGTTCGAGTACGGGTTCTTTTCCATCCGGCGCGATTCGAGGAACCACGGGTGCCGGCGGGAGGTGTGATTCAGCACCAGGTCGAGAATCACGCGCATGCCGCGGTCGTGGGCCCTGCCGACGAGCCTGCGAAAGTCCTCCCGGGTACCGTACCGGGGATGAATGCGATAGTAGTCCGTGACGTCGTACCCGGCATCGAGCATCGGCGACTCGAAAATCGGGTTCAGCCACAGCGCGTCAACCCCCAGGTCCGCGAGATAATCCAGCTTGCTTTCGATCCCCTTCAGATCTCCGATGCCATCCCCGTCCGAGTCGCAGAAGGTCTGGGGATATATCTGATAAAAAACCGCATCCAGATACCATGGACGTGCTTTCCGAGCCATGTTTGAACCGCCTCTCCCCGTTCCTGCGCAACCGCCTGATCCGATCCCCCGCTTAAAATCGGGCCGATTGAAGCGGAAACTAAGCGATAAATAAAGTCTTTGTTACTTTGCAGAAAATATAGTAACAATGGACCGGCTTTTTGTGCACGGCCAGAATATCCGGCTCTGCCGCAGAGCGTGCGCACGAAATGTTGAAACGAAATGATAATAACATTGCACTTTATATATCAATAAGTTTTATTCTTCTCCGAAAGCGGGAACGTGACGGATTCCCGCCTTAAACGCGAGAGGAGACTCATGGCGGTATCGAACAACAGAACGGAGCGTCCGTGCGCTTTTTCGGCGCGTCCCCGCGTGCTGATGGCCCTTGAGTGGTACGACCCGATGATCCATGAAGGCATTGCGCAGTACGCCAAGGAGGCGGACTGGGTACTGGACGTCAGCATGGCGCGCACCAATACGATGCCCGAGCACTGGGAGGGCGACGGGGTCATCTCGCTGTTGAACGAGGAGCAATCGCAGCTTCTCCGCTACGTGGAGGCTCTCGACCTCCCGACGGCGGGAATCGGGTATGTCCTTCAGGACCGTTACCCGATCATTCTCGGCGACCACGCCCGGGTGGGCGAGCTGGCGGCGGAACATTTTCTGCAGCGCAAGTACCGGGATTTCGCGTTCGTGTTCTTCGATCACGGAACGCTGGAACACGAACGCTGCGAAGGGCTTGAGCAAGCCCTGCAGAGAACGGGCACGGACTACCGGCTGCAGCGCTGGATGAGCCCGCGGAAGGGACGCGTGCGCTCCTACCGCCAGGTGCGCGACTGGCTCGTGAGCAAGCTCGAAGAGGCCTCGACCCCGCTGGCGATCATGGCCCAGAATGACGACTCCGCGATCCTCGTGCTGTACGCATGCATCGAAGCGGGCATCCGCGTACCGGAACAGGTGGCGGTGCTGGGGGCCGACAATAATCACCTGATCTGCGATTTCGCGCCGATCCCGCTTTCGAGCGTGGACGGCAATCTCTACGGGCTGGGATACGAGGCGGCACGCGTACTCGACCGGATCATCAACGGCGAAGCACCCCCGGAGGAACCGGTCCGCGTCTCACCCCGTGACGTGCAGCTCCGGCGCTCGACCGACATGCTGGCGATCGAACAGCCCGCGATCGCGGGCGCCCTGCGCTACATCTGGGACCACTTCGCGGACCGAATCAACGTACTCGACGTCATCGCCCGAACCGGCATGTCCCGATCGTTCGTATACCAGGAATTCGACCGCGCGCTCGGACATTCGATCGCCAAGGAGATCACCCGCTGCCGCATCGAACACGCCTGCCGCATGCTCCGCGAAACGGAAAACAGCGTGAACGAAGTCGCCATCGAAAGCGGGTTCGGCAGCGTGGTTTCGTTCTGCCGCGCCTTCGCACGGGAGACCGGAAAAACGGCC
It contains:
- a CDS encoding helix-turn-helix domain-containing protein; translated protein: MARERTYAEIEFRGYESVDFGLDRENRPPNLIYHFTRQHRGPHMRIRTRDRMGFCAALITDGEAVFRHLGREAPLQRGSVFLRRPNEPYEFFKRDPHDLHLIMIMFDPAIDRVWDDLIDPGRIAVQLCDAGEVIDFTSTFFDLLQRTSDDRITLANPFAELFLRTVLGEDLRGHSQADGERWRTERCLRYVKKHYRELRSIEEIAGACGCSRSRLYTLFGKHADCTPKEYLERLKIRSACDFLMRTDWTLEHIAGEVGYADGPTFSKAFKRRTGTSPKGWRQRIRSLAH
- a CDS encoding helix-turn-helix domain-containing protein, with protein sequence MHFDRAYLDLFRESPLACAVETEHPDMEPHAHEFDELVLIACGEGRHEAGGTDYGFAAGDVFVVPRGMRHAYRDMEGVTLYNVLYDFDHMGMANWDARDLPGFRALFALEPAARERNEFRGRLHLTAHRLHEALIHLRALNEELEEERPGFRVAAFGRFMQLAAFLGRCYEEQEEPSSEALLRISRAIGFMEEHFRNPLSVRELADAEHTSVRTLQRLFREALDTTPTQYLRRLRIEHAASLLRERRCTVTEAAYASGFNDSNYFSQLFREITGVTPTAYRRSEDERHGLDDFPADDDGGMSLPFPAARSESTP
- a CDS encoding sulfatase-like hydrolase/transferase, encoding MKKRPNLLFVFADQHSYDILGCNGCEQVKTPRFDAFSREGLSLDSCFSISPLCTPMRGALLSGQHPLHNGAFDNCVQMRPGNGDYFAEVLKRRGYTTAYVGKWHLYGGYWYQPVPAGPFRYGFDDLFLTNNCDLNYTPGNAFYFHPESGERIKFGEWEPFGQTGQALDFLDRVKADEPWTLFVSWHPPHNHRTRSPDHDYAYSAPREYLDRYEYEAVRVREGTPDTEENRRMMHGYMALVSSIDDCFGMLMDKLRERGMDEDTIVVYTADHGDMLKKQDGRYFIKSHAESQSSQVPFMIRWPGRFRPGERTDLPFGTLDIMPTLLSLMGVSPPPSCHGRDLSQALLRGGDGDDRASVPMFMCSCTEWRGAATRDWIYSYDPRYRGPGGWPHDTNALYDRRRDPQCLNNLYGMPGYRETQERMHRITQDWMAHFDDPFMPYVELRDAVIDPADRNGKPYIDFWDPEAEGVPETRPIEAARAWARAQT
- a CDS encoding alpha-amylase family glycosyl hydrolase — protein: MARKARPWYLDAVFYQIYPQTFCDSDGDGIGDLKGIESKLDYLADLGVDALWLNPIFESPMLDAGYDVTDYYRIHPRYGTREDFRRLVGRAHDRGMRVILDLVLNHTSRRHPWFLESRRMEKNPYSNWYVWNFNAWNAAALPGKWLTNLEGRHDSVLSTFHQDQVDLNFGLPVLRDGYGNSPDDPGVKRLWEQMRHVVCYWLDQGADGFRCDVPNCVGTKACCHEPGLNRAFWNYIREAVDAYGDRVMVAEMWDDASEAVNELGFHLQFTKNFCMISTPRDTLFSENRQFIRDGEAHDPVEFDRHLHLQTGNLRRSDGAIAMQTGSHDLPRPSTGSCGDDDLTMLALAINLTSNVVPFLYYGDEIGLEVNPAAPSHEGASFKAPYRCPMPWNAGRNAGFSEARKRDLYLPLHPDWRRRNVENQLKEGGSVLQEVKALIALRRTAPALSSAAEKITLRARTRDPLYVYLRRGGGQVLLVVVNGDARGRGMRLDLSGVLGKRRRPYRAGLRSGRHGAALPAGPLDLRDRVLSMKVPPRTYGVYEIA
- a CDS encoding xylose operon transcription regulator XylR — encoded protein: MAVSNNRTERPCAFSARPRVLMALEWYDPMIHEGIAQYAKEADWVLDVSMARTNTMPEHWEGDGVISLLNEEQSQLLRYVEALDLPTAGIGYVLQDRYPIILGDHARVGELAAEHFLQRKYRDFAFVFFDHGTLEHERCEGLEQALQRTGTDYRLQRWMSPRKGRVRSYRQVRDWLVSKLEEASTPLAIMAQNDDSAILVLYACIEAGIRVPEQVAVLGADNNHLICDFAPIPLSSVDGNLYGLGYEAARVLDRIINGEAPPEEPVRVSPRDVQLRRSTDMLAIEQPAIAGALRYIWDHFADRINVLDVIARTGMSRSFVYQEFDRALGHSIAKEITRCRIEHACRMLRETENSVNEVAIESGFGSVVSFCRAFARETGKTATEFRKCEDAEIMSHFTYTGKENPAPV